Proteins encoded within one genomic window of Alcanivorax sp. REN37:
- the fadB gene encoding fatty acid oxidation complex subunit alpha FadB gives MIYSGKAVSVQMLDDGIAELKFDLQGESVNKFNQATVQELTEAGAALKADGNVKGLIVTSGKNVFIVGADITEFTEMFKLPEDEIASWALRANQAFNGIEDLPFPTVCAINGIALGGGLEMALSCDFRVASTVAQVGLPEVKLGLFPGFGGTVRLPRVIGVDNAVEWIAAGGQHKADRALKDGVVDAVVAPEQLKDAAIALVKECLAGKIDHQAKRLEKQVAITLPPLENMMAFQTSGAFVAQQAGRNYPAPMAAVNVMQQHAGMNRDQALEVESKGFAKVAKTPQATALVGLFLADQAVKKANGAHVKKGAKDINLAAVLGAGIMGGGIAFQSALKGTPIIMKDIADKALDLGMGEASKLLAKRVERKRMDAPTMGKTLSMIRPTLNYGDFGNVDVVVEAVVENEKIKQSVLAEAEGHLKDGAVLASNTSTISITRLASALKKPENFAGMHFFNPVHMMPLVEIIRAEKTSDETIATLVKYAQKMGKNPVVVNDCPGFLVNRVLFPYFGGFGMLMRDGADFQQVDKVMEKFGWPMGPAYLMDVVGIDTGVHAAAVMAEGFPERMQYDFKDVSTVMYENKRLGQKNGIGFYRYEEDKKGKPKKVVDEATYELIQPHVAARKEFDDEEIIARMMIPLCTETVRCLEDNIVGSAAEADMAMIYGIGFPPFRGGPLRYIDSIGTEAFVALCEKYAHLGGIYQAPQMLKDMAAKGESFFG, from the coding sequence ATGATCTACTCAGGCAAGGCCGTCAGCGTCCAGATGCTGGACGACGGCATCGCCGAACTGAAGTTCGATCTTCAGGGCGAGTCCGTCAACAAGTTCAACCAGGCGACCGTTCAAGAACTGACTGAAGCTGGCGCAGCCCTTAAGGCTGACGGCAACGTCAAAGGCTTGATCGTCACCTCCGGCAAGAACGTCTTCATCGTCGGCGCCGACATCACCGAATTCACTGAGATGTTCAAGCTGCCGGAAGATGAAATTGCCAGCTGGGCACTGCGTGCCAATCAGGCGTTCAACGGTATCGAAGACCTGCCGTTCCCGACCGTCTGCGCCATCAACGGCATTGCGCTTGGTGGCGGCCTGGAAATGGCGCTGTCCTGCGACTTCCGCGTTGCCAGCACCGTGGCCCAAGTGGGCCTGCCGGAAGTGAAGCTGGGCCTGTTCCCGGGCTTCGGCGGCACCGTGCGCCTGCCGCGCGTGATCGGTGTCGACAACGCCGTGGAGTGGATCGCTGCCGGTGGCCAGCACAAAGCTGATCGTGCCCTGAAAGATGGCGTGGTCGATGCAGTGGTCGCTCCGGAGCAACTGAAAGACGCAGCCATCGCGCTGGTCAAAGAGTGCCTGGCGGGCAAGATCGACCACCAAGCCAAGCGTCTGGAAAAGCAGGTCGCAATCACCCTGCCGCCGCTGGAAAACATGATGGCGTTCCAGACCTCCGGTGCGTTCGTAGCGCAGCAAGCGGGCCGCAACTACCCGGCACCGATGGCCGCCGTTAACGTCATGCAGCAGCACGCTGGCATGAACCGCGACCAAGCGCTGGAAGTCGAGTCCAAGGGCTTCGCCAAAGTGGCCAAGACCCCGCAAGCCACTGCGCTGGTGGGCCTGTTCCTGGCCGACCAAGCGGTGAAGAAAGCCAATGGCGCGCACGTCAAGAAAGGCGCCAAGGACATCAACCTGGCAGCGGTGCTGGGCGCAGGCATCATGGGTGGCGGCATCGCCTTCCAGAGCGCTTTGAAAGGCACCCCGATCATCATGAAGGACATCGCCGACAAGGCGCTGGACCTAGGCATGGGCGAAGCCTCCAAGCTGCTGGCCAAGCGCGTTGAGCGCAAGCGCATGGACGCACCGACCATGGGCAAAACGCTGTCCATGATCCGCCCGACCCTGAACTACGGCGACTTCGGCAACGTTGACGTGGTCGTGGAAGCGGTGGTCGAGAACGAGAAAATCAAGCAGTCCGTGCTGGCCGAAGCTGAAGGCCATCTGAAGGACGGCGCGGTGCTCGCGTCCAACACCTCCACCATCTCCATCACCCGCTTGGCCTCGGCGCTGAAGAAGCCGGAAAACTTTGCCGGCATGCACTTCTTCAACCCGGTGCACATGATGCCGCTGGTGGAAATCATCCGTGCCGAGAAGACCTCTGACGAGACCATCGCCACGCTGGTGAAGTACGCGCAGAAAATGGGCAAGAACCCGGTTGTGGTCAACGACTGCCCGGGCTTCCTGGTGAACCGCGTGCTGTTCCCGTACTTCGGCGGCTTCGGCATGCTGATGCGCGACGGTGCTGACTTCCAGCAAGTCGACAAGGTGATGGAGAAGTTCGGCTGGCCGATGGGCCCGGCATACCTGATGGACGTGGTCGGCATCGACACCGGCGTCCACGCTGCTGCGGTGATGGCGGAAGGTTTCCCGGAGCGCATGCAGTACGACTTCAAAGATGTGTCCACCGTGATGTACGAGAACAAGCGTCTCGGCCAGAAAAACGGCATTGGCTTCTACCGCTACGAAGAAGACAAGAAGGGCAAGCCGAAGAAAGTGGTCGACGAGGCCACCTACGAGCTGATCCAGCCGCACGTGGCTGCGCGCAAGGAATTCGACGACGAAGAAATCATTGCTCGCATGATGATTCCGCTGTGCACCGAAACCGTGCGCTGCTTGGAAGACAACATTGTGGGTTCGGCAGCAGAAGCCGACATGGCAATGATCTACGGCATCGGCTTCCCTCCGTTCCGCGGCGGCCCGCTGCGTTACATTGATTCCATCGGTACCGAAGCGTTCGTGGCACTGTGCGAGAAATACGCACACCTGGGCGGCATTTACCAAGCCCCGCAAATGCTGAAAGACATGGCCGCCAAAGGCGAGTCCTTCTTCGGCTGA
- a CDS encoding sulfite exporter TauE/SafE family protein yields the protein MDVLFVLGIATGITTALFGFGGGFVTVPLLYVLLSQDGSNAMHSAVATSTCVMIFSALMASWRHHRHGSLPWQTVRPLVLPLAIGAALGALLSAQLDAALLRHLFIGYLVLTLADNLLRKGFLQPQQATLQPLSASANAVAGSVIGVIAALLGVGGSVMTVPLMRRRGASMTTATALANPLTLPVAVAGGAVYLLLPAVTTTSAGQVGLVHVPAALTLMLGAWLGIRLAAPLIGRIPDAVHAHAYLALLTMVLLVMVML from the coding sequence ATGGACGTGTTATTCGTGCTGGGCATTGCCACCGGCATTACCACCGCGCTGTTCGGTTTCGGCGGCGGCTTTGTCACCGTGCCGCTGCTCTATGTGCTGCTGTCGCAGGACGGCAGCAACGCCATGCACAGTGCGGTAGCTACCTCCACCTGCGTGATGATATTCAGCGCGCTGATGGCCAGCTGGCGCCATCACCGCCACGGCAGCTTGCCTTGGCAGACGGTGCGGCCGTTGGTACTGCCGCTGGCGATCGGCGCGGCGCTGGGCGCGCTGCTGTCGGCCCAGCTGGACGCGGCACTGCTGCGCCACCTGTTCATTGGTTATCTGGTGCTGACGCTGGCCGACAACCTGTTGCGCAAAGGTTTTCTGCAACCGCAGCAAGCCACTCTGCAACCGCTCAGTGCCAGCGCCAATGCCGTGGCCGGCTCTGTGATCGGCGTCATCGCCGCACTACTGGGCGTTGGCGGCAGCGTGATGACGGTGCCATTGATGCGCCGGCGCGGTGCCAGCATGACCACCGCCACGGCACTGGCCAACCCGCTGACGTTGCCGGTGGCAGTGGCCGGCGGCGCCGTCTACCTGCTGCTGCCTGCCGTGACGACCACCAGCGCAGGCCAGGTGGGACTGGTGCATGTGCCGGCCGCACTGACGCTGATGCTCGGCGCTTGGCTCGGCATCCGCCTGGCGGCGCCGCTGATCGGCCGCATCCCGGACGCGGTGCATGCCCATGCCTATCTGGCATTGCTAACAATGGTTCTGCTGGTCATGGTCATGCTGTGA
- the fadA gene encoding acetyl-CoA C-acyltransferase FadA, whose translation MSLNPKDVVIVDAVRTPMGKSRNGMYRNVRAEKLSAELINALRVRNPNWNTAETEDVIWGCVNQTKEQGMNIARNIALLADMPRTTAAQTVNRLCGSSMQALHMAAQAIMTGNGDVFVVGGVEHMGHVAMDHGIDLNPEASKHVAKASNMMGLTAEMLGRMHGISRLQQDEFAVRSHQKAWEATVEGRWKNEIVPIEGHDANGFKVLCEIDEVIRKETTLEGLQGLRPVFDPRNGTVTAGTSSALSDGASALLVMSAERAQALGLKPRAKIRSMAVAGCDAAIMGYGPVPATQKALARAGLKIDDIDYFELNEAFAAQSLPVLKDLKLMDKLEERVNLNGGAIALGHPLGCSGARITGTLLNVLEWKGGTLGLATMCIGLGQGIATVIERV comes from the coding sequence ATGAGTCTGAATCCCAAAGACGTGGTGATTGTCGATGCGGTCCGTACGCCGATGGGCAAGTCCCGCAACGGCATGTACCGCAACGTGCGTGCAGAAAAGCTGTCTGCTGAACTGATCAACGCCCTGCGTGTGCGCAACCCGAACTGGAACACGGCTGAAACTGAAGACGTGATCTGGGGCTGCGTAAACCAGACCAAAGAACAGGGCATGAACATCGCCCGTAACATCGCCCTGCTGGCGGACATGCCGCGCACCACCGCTGCACAGACCGTCAACCGTCTGTGTGGCTCGTCCATGCAGGCGCTGCACATGGCCGCGCAAGCGATCATGACCGGCAACGGCGATGTGTTCGTGGTCGGCGGCGTGGAGCACATGGGCCACGTGGCCATGGATCACGGCATTGATCTGAACCCGGAAGCGTCCAAGCACGTTGCCAAGGCCTCCAACATGATGGGCCTGACCGCGGAAATGCTCGGCCGCATGCACGGCATCAGCCGTCTGCAGCAGGACGAGTTCGCGGTGCGCTCCCACCAGAAAGCTTGGGAAGCCACCGTTGAAGGCCGCTGGAAGAACGAAATCGTGCCGATCGAAGGCCACGATGCCAACGGCTTCAAAGTGCTGTGCGAAATCGACGAAGTGATCCGTAAGGAAACGACCCTCGAAGGCCTGCAAGGTCTGCGTCCGGTGTTCGATCCGCGCAACGGTACGGTGACGGCCGGCACCTCCTCAGCGCTGTCCGACGGCGCCTCGGCGCTGCTGGTGATGAGCGCTGAACGCGCTCAAGCGCTGGGCCTGAAGCCGCGTGCCAAGATCCGCAGCATGGCGGTGGCTGGCTGTGACGCCGCCATCATGGGTTACGGCCCGGTGCCGGCAACCCAGAAAGCGCTGGCCCGTGCTGGCTTGAAGATCGATGACATCGATTACTTCGAGCTGAACGAAGCGTTCGCGGCCCAGTCGCTGCCGGTCCTCAAAGACTTGAAGCTGATGGACAAGCTGGAAGAGCGCGTCAACCTGAACGGCGGCGCCATCGCGCTGGGTCACCCGCTGGGTTGCTCCGGCGCGCGCATCACCGGCACCCTGCTGAACGTACTGGAATGGAAAGGCGGCACCCTCGGCCTGGCCACCATGTGCATCGGTCTGGGTCAGGGCATCGCCACCGTAATCGAGCGGGTGTGA
- a CDS encoding AraC family transcriptional regulator — protein sequence MRNVPLSSVEDLPRAVLAIATDYAPGTVLPRHRHRRAQLLYGMSGLMEVTTDDGAWVIPPYSGVWIPAGQPHQVRMQGVSTRSLYIEPQAAPRAARQCEVLVVSPLLHQLLLAAADVEGLHALGGRDEALMTLILHEVAAAPSMPLSAPIGCDAQLARLCRAFLKAPDRRISAEQWAAQVHRSPRQFSRFFRQQTGMSFARWRQQACLLAALARLSAGESVTSVALELGYASPAAFSALFKQRLGQAPSVFQRQVRGEGQGD from the coding sequence GTGCGCAACGTTCCCTTAAGCAGCGTGGAAGATCTGCCGCGTGCGGTGCTGGCAATTGCTACGGACTACGCTCCCGGCACTGTGCTGCCGCGCCACCGCCATCGGCGGGCGCAGCTGTTGTACGGCATGTCTGGGTTAATGGAGGTCACCACTGACGATGGTGCCTGGGTGATTCCGCCCTACAGTGGGGTGTGGATTCCGGCCGGACAGCCGCACCAAGTGCGCATGCAGGGTGTCAGCACCCGTAGCCTCTATATTGAGCCGCAGGCGGCGCCACGGGCGGCGCGTCAATGCGAGGTGCTGGTGGTCAGTCCGCTACTGCACCAGCTGCTGCTGGCGGCTGCCGACGTGGAGGGGCTGCATGCTTTGGGTGGCCGCGACGAGGCGCTGATGACACTGATCTTGCATGAGGTGGCCGCGGCACCCTCGATGCCGTTGTCGGCGCCAATCGGCTGCGATGCGCAGCTGGCCCGGCTGTGTCGGGCGTTCCTCAAAGCACCGGACCGACGCATCAGCGCCGAACAATGGGCGGCACAGGTGCATCGCAGTCCGCGTCAGTTCAGCCGGTTTTTCCGCCAACAGACCGGCATGTCGTTTGCGCGCTGGCGGCAACAGGCCTGCTTACTGGCGGCGTTGGCGCGGTTGTCGGCCGGCGAGTCGGTGACGTCAGTGGCGCTGGAGCTGGGCTATGCCAGTCCGGCGGCGTTTTCGGCGCTGTTCAAGCAGCGCTTGGGGCAGGCGCCCAGCGTGTTCCAGCGCCAAGTGCGGGGGGAGGGGCAGGGCGACTGA
- the recJ gene encoding single-stranded-DNA-specific exonuclease RecJ — MSLPQIRRRPVPDVVLPSVPPLLARILAARGVSSESELDLSLQQLPAPDCLPGLDAAVALLLQARAQQWTVLIVGDYDADGATATALLWRGLQWLGLAQPQFLVPDRFIYGYGLSEAIVELACQQGTPDLIITVDNGIASIDGVAAARAAGIRVLITDHHLPGEALPEADAIVNPRLVTDHPLANLAGVGVAFYVLMALRAALREQGQPAAAPLAELLDLVAVGTVADVVPLCAVNRALVEQGLRRIRAGRACAGVRALLQVSGREPALLTATDLGFVVGPRINAAGRLADMRLGIACLLADDDVEALAHAGELDRINRERRVIEQGMRDAAEQQVAQLTERGAAAPLGVCLYDPHWHEGVVGLLASRVKERLHRPVVALAPAQQPGMLKGSGRSIPGLHLRDVLDRVATRHPGLLHRFGGHAMAAGLTMAEADLPAFTAAFSDAVAELALPGCFDPVLDSDGPLAATDVTLSVAELLQRAYPWGQGFAPPLFDGEFEVLNARVVGERHLKLTLGLPDTGAVVDAIHFGADEALLAQQPTRVQGLYRLEVNQWQGRRSVQLVFQHLIGH, encoded by the coding sequence ATGAGCTTGCCCCAGATTCGCCGCCGTCCGGTTCCCGATGTGGTGCTGCCGTCGGTGCCGCCCTTGTTGGCCCGTATTCTCGCCGCTCGCGGTGTCAGTTCTGAGTCCGAGCTGGATCTATCGTTGCAGCAACTGCCGGCGCCGGATTGCCTGCCCGGCCTCGACGCCGCAGTGGCCTTGCTGCTGCAAGCGCGTGCCCAGCAGTGGACGGTGCTGATCGTCGGCGATTACGACGCCGACGGCGCTACCGCCACCGCGTTGCTGTGGCGCGGGCTGCAATGGCTGGGGTTGGCGCAACCTCAATTCCTGGTGCCGGACCGCTTCATTTATGGCTACGGCTTGTCCGAGGCGATCGTTGAGCTGGCCTGCCAGCAGGGCACACCGGATTTGATCATCACGGTGGACAACGGCATCGCCAGCATTGATGGCGTGGCGGCCGCCCGCGCCGCCGGCATCCGGGTGCTGATTACCGACCACCACTTGCCCGGCGAGGCCCTGCCCGAGGCCGATGCCATCGTGAATCCGCGGTTGGTGACCGATCACCCGCTGGCCAACCTGGCCGGTGTCGGTGTGGCCTTCTATGTGCTGATGGCGCTGCGCGCGGCGCTGCGCGAGCAGGGGCAGCCGGCCGCCGCGCCACTGGCAGAACTGCTGGATTTGGTGGCGGTGGGCACGGTGGCGGATGTGGTGCCGCTGTGCGCCGTCAACCGCGCGCTGGTGGAGCAAGGGCTGCGGCGCATTCGTGCCGGCCGGGCCTGCGCCGGGGTACGAGCGCTACTGCAGGTGTCCGGGCGCGAACCGGCCCTGCTGACCGCCACTGATTTAGGTTTTGTGGTTGGGCCGCGCATCAACGCCGCTGGCCGTTTGGCCGATATGCGGCTCGGCATCGCCTGTCTGCTGGCGGATGACGACGTCGAAGCTTTGGCCCACGCCGGCGAGTTGGACCGCATCAACCGTGAACGGCGGGTGATCGAGCAGGGCATGCGCGATGCTGCAGAGCAGCAAGTGGCACAGCTCACCGAACGTGGCGCCGCTGCGCCGCTGGGGGTTTGTCTGTATGACCCGCACTGGCACGAGGGCGTGGTGGGGCTGCTGGCGTCGCGGGTGAAGGAGCGTTTGCACCGACCGGTGGTGGCGCTGGCGCCGGCCCAGCAGCCGGGCATGTTGAAGGGTTCCGGGCGCTCAATTCCGGGCCTGCATTTGCGCGATGTGCTCGACCGGGTGGCCACTCGCCACCCGGGCTTGCTGCACCGCTTCGGCGGCCACGCCATGGCGGCCGGTTTGACCATGGCGGAAGCCGACTTGCCTGCCTTCACCGCCGCGTTCAGTGACGCGGTGGCAGAGCTGGCATTGCCGGGCTGTTTTGATCCGGTGCTGGACAGTGACGGCCCGCTCGCTGCCACCGACGTCACGCTGTCGGTGGCGGAACTGTTGCAGCGTGCCTATCCCTGGGGACAAGGCTTTGCGCCGCCGCTGTTCGATGGCGAGTTTGAAGTGCTTAACGCCCGCGTGGTGGGTGAACGGCACCTGAAGCTAACGCTGGGATTGCCGGATACCGGCGCGGTGGTAGACGCCATTCATTTCGGCGCTGACGAGGCGCTGCTGGCTCAACAGCCGACACGAGTGCAGGGGTTGTACCGCTTGGAAGTGAACCAGTGGCAGGGCCGGCGCTCGGTGCAGTTGGTGTTCCAGCACCTCATCGGCCACTGA
- a CDS encoding DUF7352 domain-containing protein, whose protein sequence is MKTIMKHRLSTKNDVQRIKLPEEGIVREVAFSYQERDLCLWVEVPAGSVLDNSAVERSFKVFRTGDGIPDNARYIGSALEVMRPDAFHVFELFE, encoded by the coding sequence ATGAAAACCATCATGAAGCACCGCCTAAGTACAAAAAATGACGTGCAACGTATCAAGCTTCCCGAAGAAGGCATCGTCCGCGAGGTGGCGTTCAGCTACCAAGAGCGGGACCTGTGCCTGTGGGTGGAAGTGCCCGCCGGTTCCGTGCTCGATAACAGCGCCGTCGAACGCTCTTTCAAGGTATTCCGTACCGGTGACGGTATTCCTGACAACGCCCGCTATATCGGCTCGGCGCTGGAAGTGATGCGTCCCGACGCATTCCACGTATTCGAACTGTTCGAATAA
- the prfB gene encoding peptide chain release factor 2 (programmed frameshift) has translation MEINPLRNQLADLKARTEALRGYLDYANKSERLIEVQRELEDPAVWNKPEYAQGLGRERAQLEHVVETIDTLTRGFDDSEAMLELAVDEQDEDMLEELHRDLDGLEAQVETLEFRRMFSGEMDSSNAYLDIQAGSGGTEAQDWAEMLLRMFLRFAEDKGFKTEIVEASAGDVAGIKSATVHVQGDHAYGWLRTETGVHRLVRKSPFDSGGRRHTSFTSVFVSPEVDDDIHVDIDPSKVRTDTYRASGAGGQHVNRTDSAVRLTYVFKDPDSGEEHTVVTQCQNGRSQHQNRDEAWRMLRARVYELEVQKRNAEKQRLENSKSDIGWGSQIRSYVLDDARVKDLRTNVETRNTQAVLDGALDQFIQASLKSGL, from the exons ATGGAAATCAATCCACTGCGCAATCAGCTCGCAGACCTCAAGGCGCGTACCGAAGCGCTGAGGGGGTATCTT GACTACGCTAACAAAAGCGAACGTCTGATCGAGGTTCAGCGGGAACTCGAAGATCCCGCCGTCTGGAACAAACCCGAATACGCCCAAGGCTTGGGGCGCGAACGTGCCCAGCTCGAGCATGTGGTGGAAACCATCGACACCCTGACCCGTGGCTTTGACGACAGCGAGGCGATGCTGGAGTTGGCCGTGGACGAGCAGGACGAGGACATGCTCGAAGAGCTGCACCGCGACCTCGATGGCCTTGAGGCGCAAGTGGAAACTCTCGAATTCCGCCGCATGTTCTCTGGCGAAATGGACAGCAGCAATGCCTACCTGGACATCCAGGCCGGTTCCGGCGGTACCGAAGCCCAGGATTGGGCCGAGATGCTGCTGCGCATGTTCCTGCGTTTCGCTGAAGACAAAGGCTTCAAAACCGAAATCGTGGAAGCCTCCGCCGGTGATGTGGCCGGCATCAAGAGTGCCACCGTGCATGTGCAGGGCGACCACGCCTACGGCTGGCTACGCACTGAAACCGGCGTGCACCGGTTGGTGCGCAAGTCGCCGTTCGACTCCGGTGGCCGCCGTCACACCTCGTTCACCTCGGTATTCGTGTCGCCGGAAGTGGATGACGACATCCATGTCGACATCGACCCGAGCAAGGTGCGCACTGATACCTACCGCGCGTCCGGCGCCGGTGGCCAGCACGTGAACCGGACCGACTCCGCGGTGCGGCTCACCTATGTGTTCAAAGACCCGGACTCCGGCGAAGAACACACTGTGGTGACGCAGTGCCAAAACGGCCGCTCCCAGCACCAGAACCGCGATGAAGCGTGGCGCATGCTGCGCGCCCGTGTTTACGAGTTGGAAGTGCAGAAACGCAACGCCGAGAAGCAGCGTTTGGAAAACTCCAAGTCTGACATCGGCTGGGGCAGCCAGATTCGCTCCTACGTGCTCGACGACGCGCGGGTGAAGGATTTGCGCACCAACGTCGAAACCCGCAACACCCAGGCCGTGCTCGACGGCGCACTGGACCAATTTATTCAGGCCTCCTTGAAGTCCGGGTTGTGA
- a CDS encoding iron-containing redox enzyme family protein, with the protein MEALARTLYQRLQQPIPDAGALDSARAFLHYHLDACEADDSPLPAQLDQLPAWLDSQHLSVGKAFEQYQLERQQGAPRRYFSNISHALDFLRRAAPTKLVDGAWLYGCCEHWNDPRFAPLVRTYLEELGDGLPSQNHVLLYQQLVQRYHCEDLERLPDSLFVQGALQLALGALTEEFLPEVVGFNLSYEQLPLHLLITRQELAELNLDPYYFVLHITIDNADSGHAIMACQATQRLVAAARDPQAFYRRVRRGAALAERGIGTPDLIRQFDLTEALDHVLAAKAAVGLQLHHAGCRVGSQPLKSLLDEGRNDGSALRAALLREGWLKPGQEPLQSRFWRLIYPPGAQMYGVFSLREQQLLLDWLGSGSSLWDSSRPQRDDSSPSPGQHQQLLQRLAPCADRNARMAALVPLLGPSQHSTPLGLLATRAFRAGSMGACPRHWLSRGLSSTQRSMVI; encoded by the coding sequence ATGGAAGCCCTTGCACGGACGCTCTATCAACGCCTGCAACAGCCGATACCGGACGCCGGAGCATTGGACAGTGCGCGTGCTTTTCTCCATTACCACCTTGATGCTTGCGAGGCGGACGACAGCCCACTCCCGGCTCAGCTCGACCAATTGCCCGCCTGGCTCGATAGCCAGCACCTGTCAGTCGGCAAGGCGTTCGAACAGTACCAACTGGAGCGCCAGCAAGGCGCTCCACGGCGCTACTTCTCCAACATCAGTCATGCGCTCGACTTTCTCCGCCGCGCAGCGCCTACCAAGCTGGTCGATGGCGCTTGGCTCTACGGCTGCTGCGAACATTGGAATGACCCTCGCTTTGCTCCTCTGGTGCGCACCTACTTGGAAGAACTTGGGGATGGTCTGCCAAGCCAAAACCATGTGCTGCTCTACCAGCAGTTAGTCCAGCGCTATCACTGTGAAGACCTAGAGCGCCTACCGGACAGCTTATTTGTACAGGGGGCTCTGCAACTGGCGCTGGGCGCTTTGACAGAAGAATTTCTGCCGGAGGTGGTGGGCTTCAACCTCAGTTATGAACAGTTGCCACTGCACTTGCTGATCACCCGCCAAGAGCTGGCCGAGCTCAATCTCGACCCCTACTACTTCGTGCTGCACATCACCATCGACAACGCCGATAGCGGTCACGCGATCATGGCGTGCCAAGCCACCCAGCGGTTAGTGGCAGCTGCCCGTGATCCACAAGCGTTTTATCGTCGCGTGCGACGTGGGGCGGCGTTGGCAGAGCGTGGCATCGGCACGCCGGATTTGATTCGACAGTTCGATCTCACCGAGGCACTTGATCACGTATTGGCGGCGAAAGCGGCGGTGGGCTTGCAGCTGCACCACGCCGGTTGCCGGGTCGGTAGCCAACCGCTCAAATCCTTGCTTGATGAAGGCCGCAACGACGGCAGCGCGTTGCGTGCTGCGTTGCTGCGCGAAGGCTGGTTGAAACCAGGCCAAGAGCCGCTCCAAAGCCGGTTCTGGCGCTTAATCTACCCGCCGGGCGCGCAGATGTACGGGGTGTTCTCGCTGCGTGAACAGCAGTTGTTGCTCGATTGGCTTGGCAGCGGCAGCTCGCTGTGGGACAGCAGTCGGCCGCAACGTGACGACAGCAGCCCCTCACCGGGGCAGCACCAACAGCTGCTTCAGCGGCTAGCGCCATGCGCCGATCGTAATGCGCGCATGGCGGCTCTAGTACCGCTGCTAGGCCCCTCGCAACACAGTACGCCATTGGGTCTGCTGGCCACCCGTGCCTTCCGCGCCGGCAGCATGGGGGCCTGCCCACGGCACTGGCTGTCGCGGGGCCTGTCGTCGACCCAGCGCAGCATGGTGATTTGA